In Rhodopirellula islandica, one DNA window encodes the following:
- a CDS encoding aldehyde dehydrogenase family protein, whose product MITLNPLRWGKQYESIDFNDVVHFDTGEPIARIGTVGGGIVGRDLRVAHKAREALLEVPTSELLKMCCKAAELFEKETLSVGDSQQTVDDFIHQQSASTGLPEHMCRSNMTKNSFVLSNMEQILDCLTRGLDLSILSKGYGEEGRGVTVSYQAQTPILGAILPNNSPGVHTLWLPAIPLQIGLALKPGSQEPWTPYRMVSAFIEAGVPAAAFGLYPGGHDAGGAIMAKTSRSMIFGSAQTIAQHAGNPKVQPHGPGFSKILLGDDIVDDWEMFLDVMVESVLSNSGRSCINCSGIWASRHTREIAAAIAKRIGPVDVRPPSDPDAQLAAFTVPAMATGTYAMVQQDLAESGVTDMTAEYGEKLIERDHCAYLRPMVLHADSPDRGVASKEYMFPFVSVVECPQDQMLSRIGTSLIGTVITSDQKFIQDASRCVDIDRLNIGPLPTNRLNWLQPHEGNIIEFLFTNRAYQIEPMPATPSA is encoded by the coding sequence ATGATCACACTGAATCCTCTTCGTTGGGGCAAACAATACGAGTCCATCGATTTCAATGACGTTGTTCATTTCGACACCGGCGAACCCATCGCACGCATCGGAACGGTCGGCGGAGGCATTGTCGGCCGCGACTTGCGAGTGGCCCATAAAGCGCGGGAAGCATTGCTGGAGGTTCCCACCAGCGAACTGCTGAAGATGTGCTGCAAGGCAGCCGAATTGTTTGAGAAGGAAACGCTGTCAGTCGGTGACTCGCAGCAAACCGTGGATGACTTCATCCATCAACAATCGGCCAGCACGGGTTTGCCCGAGCACATGTGCCGGTCGAACATGACCAAGAACAGTTTCGTGCTCAGCAACATGGAACAGATCCTGGATTGCCTGACACGCGGTTTGGATCTCTCGATCCTGTCCAAGGGCTACGGCGAAGAAGGTCGCGGCGTGACCGTCAGCTACCAAGCTCAAACACCGATCCTGGGAGCCATCCTTCCGAACAATTCTCCAGGTGTCCACACGCTGTGGCTGCCGGCGATTCCATTGCAAATCGGACTGGCACTCAAACCGGGCTCGCAAGAACCCTGGACTCCCTACCGGATGGTCTCCGCCTTCATCGAGGCCGGTGTCCCTGCCGCTGCCTTTGGACTGTACCCCGGTGGGCATGACGCGGGCGGAGCCATCATGGCCAAGACCTCCCGGAGCATGATCTTCGGCAGCGCTCAAACGATCGCTCAACATGCGGGCAACCCGAAGGTGCAACCGCACGGACCTGGCTTCTCAAAGATTTTGCTTGGCGATGACATCGTGGACGACTGGGAAATGTTCCTGGATGTGATGGTGGAAAGCGTGCTCAGCAATTCCGGTCGGAGTTGCATCAACTGTTCTGGGATCTGGGCCAGCCGACACACCCGCGAAATCGCAGCGGCGATCGCCAAACGCATCGGTCCTGTCGACGTCCGCCCGCCAAGCGACCCGGACGCCCAACTGGCAGCCTTCACCGTGCCCGCCATGGCCACGGGAACCTACGCGATGGTTCAGCAGGACTTGGCGGAAAGCGGCGTGACCGACATGACGGCTGAATACGGTGAGAAGCTGATCGAACGCGACCACTGCGCTTACTTGCGTCCCATGGTCCTGCACGCCGATTCACCGGACCGCGGCGTCGCGTCGAAGGAATACATGTTCCCGTTCGTCAGCGTCGTGGAATGCCCCCAAGACCAAATGCTGTCTCGCATCGGCACCTCGTTGATCGGAACCGTGATCACGTCCGATCAAAAGTTCATCCAGGACGCTTCGCGTTGCGTGGACATCGACCGATTGAACATCGGTCCGCTGCCAACCAATCGCTTGAATTGGTTGCAGCCGCACGAAGGCAACATCATTGAGTTCCTCTTCACCAACCGCGCGTATCAGATCGAACCCATGCCAGCCACACCCAGTGCCTGA
- a CDS encoding acyl-CoA synthetase family protein: protein MSLVEGAPAPINPEVQAAAAKALDQLNEHTLKTVHWHFSDETGSPFWLEKKAELNFDPLTDVKSFDDLKKFPHFEDEWLRGGPINRWVPKGHAGKPVYVFETGGTTGVPKSRMVIEDHWKDYELFSDTLPDEYFPQGSNWLMLGPSGPRRLRLAVEHLAQHRGGICFCIDLDPRWVVKLIKKGWMEHLEEYKKHCIDQAITILTAGHDVKCMFATPKLLESLSEGLEDKGTSLAEVGIKGIFSGGTEFTPQWTRFAVEEMLGGPPEEGGVFMTPTYGNTLMGLACSKPISAADGYKISYYAPQPRAVTEVVQFDDYNAKVGYGETGRVKLYTLTDEFFVPGFMERDEGEREQPFETYPWDGVSGVRPFHELAGATTVGVY, encoded by the coding sequence ATGAGTCTTGTTGAAGGTGCTCCCGCTCCAATCAATCCCGAAGTCCAAGCCGCTGCGGCAAAGGCACTCGATCAGCTCAATGAACACACGCTGAAAACCGTTCATTGGCACTTCAGCGATGAAACGGGATCCCCGTTCTGGTTGGAGAAAAAGGCGGAGCTCAACTTCGACCCGCTCACCGATGTGAAGTCCTTTGATGACCTCAAGAAGTTCCCGCACTTTGAAGACGAATGGTTGCGTGGAGGTCCAATCAATCGCTGGGTCCCCAAGGGCCATGCAGGCAAACCTGTTTACGTCTTTGAAACCGGTGGAACGACCGGGGTCCCCAAGAGCCGGATGGTGATCGAAGATCATTGGAAAGATTACGAGCTGTTCAGCGACACGCTGCCGGACGAATATTTCCCCCAAGGATCCAACTGGTTGATGCTCGGCCCGAGCGGCCCTCGTCGCTTGCGTTTGGCGGTCGAGCACCTCGCTCAACATCGCGGTGGCATCTGCTTCTGCATCGACTTGGACCCTCGCTGGGTCGTCAAGTTGATCAAGAAAGGCTGGATGGAGCACCTCGAAGAGTACAAGAAGCACTGCATCGATCAGGCCATCACCATTTTGACCGCGGGTCACGATGTGAAGTGCATGTTTGCCACCCCCAAGCTGCTCGAATCCCTGAGCGAGGGCTTGGAAGACAAAGGCACGTCCCTGGCAGAAGTTGGCATCAAAGGAATCTTCTCAGGTGGCACCGAGTTCACGCCTCAGTGGACCCGCTTCGCCGTCGAGGAAATGCTGGGTGGGCCGCCGGAAGAAGGGGGTGTCTTCATGACCCCCACTTACGGGAACACGTTGATGGGACTCGCCTGCAGCAAACCCATCAGTGCCGCTGACGGGTACAAAATCAGCTACTACGCCCCCCAGCCACGAGCGGTCACCGAAGTGGTGCAGTTCGACGACTACAACGCGAAAGTGGGCTACGGTGAAACCGGTCGCGTGAAGCTGTACACGCTGACGGATGAATTCTTCGTGCCTGGATTCATGGAACGTGACGAAGGCGAACGGGAACAGCCATTTGAAACTTATCCCTGGGATGGGGTCAGTGGCGTGCGTCCGTTCCACGAATTGGCGGGAGCCACCACCGTCGGCGTCTATTGA
- a CDS encoding carboxypeptidase-like regulatory domain-containing protein, giving the protein MKRFAALAGMLAMTMTIAVAQDSNIKLNDHLTVPQWVNPEVAGELSGRLILPSADGSSETIADATIVMTDASGQTLRSKSNAEGDFTFSGVNPGVYALSARADGIFACCAMHVVGDDMASSDMYPKTAEIAAAGIDYSIIKSSIIRYLPPAGKDSLTSIANADLKGISSQVVGENLFRVAQSNGGMKGRIHMAGAEGRTLTDAGLLNIFLIHDGETVDRVVSNRDGSFEFAGVEAGEYSILAIGLSGLGMAGFELVDEATANTETALVNANNETFVGFGHRKNNNCCCPQFAMQVAPLPMAIQACNEVVITESIVIEETIVDDGMIVEDGFGTAVDAFGNPVDSFGNPVGGGGFSGGGGGGFSGGGGGGGFGGGLGGIASLAGLGIIAASLDDDDDDSVFPQLPASPVAP; this is encoded by the coding sequence ATGAAACGCTTTGCTGCCCTCGCTGGCATGCTTGCGATGACGATGACCATCGCTGTCGCCCAAGATTCGAACATCAAATTGAATGATCACCTGACGGTTCCCCAGTGGGTGAATCCAGAAGTTGCGGGTGAACTTTCGGGTCGTTTGATTCTGCCTTCAGCAGACGGATCTTCCGAAACGATTGCCGACGCGACCATCGTCATGACCGACGCATCGGGCCAGACCTTGCGTTCGAAGAGCAACGCAGAAGGCGACTTCACCTTCAGTGGTGTGAACCCCGGCGTTTACGCTCTTTCGGCTCGTGCTGATGGCATCTTCGCATGCTGTGCCATGCACGTTGTCGGCGACGACATGGCTTCTTCGGACATGTATCCCAAGACCGCCGAAATCGCTGCTGCCGGCATCGACTACTCGATCATCAAATCGTCGATCATCCGCTACTTGCCACCTGCTGGCAAAGACAGCCTGACTTCGATTGCCAACGCGGACCTGAAGGGCATCTCGAGCCAAGTGGTTGGCGAGAACCTGTTCCGTGTCGCTCAATCCAACGGTGGCATGAAAGGCCGTATCCACATGGCTGGTGCCGAAGGTCGCACCCTGACCGATGCCGGACTCTTGAACATCTTCTTGATCCACGATGGCGAAACGGTTGACCGTGTCGTCAGCAATCGCGACGGATCGTTCGAATTCGCAGGCGTCGAAGCGGGTGAATACTCGATCTTGGCAATTGGATTGTCCGGATTGGGAATGGCTGGTTTTGAACTGGTCGACGAAGCAACCGCCAACACGGAAACGGCTTTGGTCAACGCCAACAACGAAACGTTCGTTGGATTTGGACATCGCAAAAACAACAACTGCTGCTGCCCTCAATTCGCGATGCAAGTCGCTCCATTGCCAATGGCCATTCAAGCTTGCAATGAAGTCGTGATCACAGAATCGATCGTCATCGAAGAAACCATCGTGGACGATGGCATGATCGTCGAAGACGGTTTCGGAACCGCTGTGGATGCCTTCGGCAATCCAGTCGACTCTTTCGGTAACCCTGTCGGTGGTGGCGGATTCTCCGGCGGTGGCGGCGGTGGATTTTCCGGTGGCGGCGGAGGCGGTGGCTTCGGCGGCGGACTCGGTGGAATCGCTTCCTTGGCCGGCTTGGGCATCATCGCAGCTTCGCTGGATGACGACGACGACGACAGCGTCTTCCCACAATTGCCAGCTAGTCCAGTTGCTCCCTGA
- a CDS encoding SAM-dependent methyltransferase, producing MTNDPNTQSSFAMMCCAHGAETLVKEQIASEGWRLAFSRPGFVTAKHDQKRQPPTGVFIRTASRSLGSAKNTHSSVMIEKLQQAIASEKVPFDQLHVWPRDRTAIGRFDFEPGIDEVSAAVADEIWSALHDGAASGGPGLICARPNQIAENGQRILDVVLVDPSQWFFGTHESTTLPTRWPGGVQPIEPAYEPISRAYFKAAESIAWSGFDMRPGDLAVEVGSAPGGACGRLLELGMQVIGVDPAEMDPRIADHPRFIHYPARAGDLPRRVFRGAKWLLVDSTVKPDATLSTVRNMVDSRETSFRGLLITMKLGEYENATHVERWCNFIRTWGVERLEVRQLARNRCEVCVAVTMPA from the coding sequence TTGACCAACGATCCCAACACACAAAGCTCGTTTGCAATGATGTGCTGCGCCCACGGCGCCGAGACTTTGGTCAAAGAACAGATTGCCAGCGAAGGATGGCGTCTGGCTTTTTCGCGTCCAGGCTTTGTCACCGCCAAACACGATCAAAAACGGCAACCACCCACCGGCGTTTTCATTCGGACCGCGTCTCGATCGCTGGGGTCAGCCAAGAACACTCATTCGTCCGTGATGATCGAGAAGCTGCAACAAGCCATCGCGTCCGAGAAGGTGCCGTTTGACCAACTGCATGTTTGGCCGCGAGACCGCACCGCGATTGGCCGCTTCGATTTTGAACCCGGCATCGACGAAGTCTCCGCGGCGGTTGCCGACGAAATCTGGTCGGCTCTGCACGACGGGGCCGCGTCCGGAGGCCCTGGATTGATCTGCGCTCGCCCAAATCAAATCGCCGAGAACGGCCAACGAATCCTCGATGTCGTGCTGGTCGATCCCTCCCAGTGGTTCTTCGGAACTCACGAATCAACCACGCTGCCAACACGCTGGCCAGGCGGGGTTCAGCCCATTGAACCGGCCTACGAACCGATTTCCCGAGCCTACTTCAAAGCGGCCGAATCGATCGCCTGGAGTGGATTCGATATGCGGCCTGGTGATTTGGCCGTGGAAGTCGGAAGCGCTCCCGGCGGAGCCTGCGGCCGATTGCTGGAACTGGGAATGCAAGTCATCGGCGTCGATCCAGCCGAAATGGACCCGCGGATTGCCGACCATCCCCGATTCATCCACTACCCCGCTCGGGCGGGTGACCTGCCACGACGAGTTTTTCGCGGAGCCAAGTGGTTGCTGGTCGACTCGACGGTCAAACCGGACGCCACGCTCAGCACCGTCCGCAACATGGTGGACAGTCGCGAAACGAGCTTCCGTGGACTGTTGATCACCATGAAACTCGGTGAATACGAAAACGCGACCCACGTGGAACGCTGGTGCAATTTCATTCGCACCTGGGGCGTCGAGCGACTGGAAGTCCGCCAATTGGCTCGCAACCGGTGCGAAGTCTGCGTCGCCGTGACAATGCCCGCCTGA
- the mnmG gene encoding tRNA uridine-5-carboxymethylaminomethyl(34) synthesis enzyme MnmG, which translates to MFRTSAFPDCGLQPLTTNNPQNRYDYDVVVIGAGHAGTEAAAAAARLGAKTALLTTNLDTVGQMSCNPAIGGVAKGQIVREVDALGGLMGEAIDATGIQFRMLNRRKGPAMHSPRAQADKKAYQNFIKYRIETQPNLDLRQETVEDLITEPIAEGQDRLATQRVIGVRVRGDAVYHAPTVILTTGTFLQAIMHTGKSQSAGGRAGEGTTAGLSGALHRMGFTLDRFKTGTPPRLNARTIDYSGLEEQPGDDDPQPFSYLNDAIRSPQMACHIAHTNERVHDLIRANLDRAPMYSGQIDSRGPRYCPSIEDKVVRFADKSSHQLFLEPEGRQTCEVYVNGISTSLPRDVQDAMFRCIPGLEKAAIMRYGYAVEYDYCPPTQLWPHLESKAVAGLFFAGQINGTTGYEEAAGQGLIAGLNAARAAASQTPWVPSRQDAYIGVLVDDLVTSGTDEPYRMFTSRAEYRLLLRQDNADRRLTPQADELGLIDAARRERFHQKLAEIERGTKLLQQSKIQPETGPTVRGDVYLRRPEVTWDLIADQVPELASIGKGAAEQCAIDIKYAGYIDRQQAEVHKQSRHAEKAIPVSFDYDRIGPLRNEAKEKLTKIRPLNLGQAKRISGITPADLALVLAHIENNSLSQASSPASADHPASSDNDTTQPTSSASDSH; encoded by the coding sequence GTGTTTCGAACATCGGCGTTTCCCGACTGTGGACTTCAACCATTGACCACGAACAATCCTCAAAATCGCTATGACTACGATGTCGTCGTCATCGGAGCCGGTCACGCGGGAACCGAGGCCGCTGCGGCTGCCGCTCGCCTGGGTGCCAAGACCGCTCTCCTGACGACGAATCTGGACACGGTCGGGCAAATGTCCTGCAACCCAGCCATCGGCGGCGTCGCCAAAGGACAAATTGTTCGCGAAGTCGACGCCCTGGGTGGCTTGATGGGCGAAGCGATTGACGCCACGGGAATCCAGTTTCGGATGCTCAACCGCCGCAAAGGCCCGGCGATGCACAGCCCCCGCGCTCAAGCGGACAAAAAGGCCTACCAGAATTTCATCAAGTATCGGATCGAGACCCAACCCAATCTCGACCTGCGACAAGAAACCGTCGAGGACTTGATCACCGAACCGATCGCCGAGGGGCAAGACCGCTTGGCAACCCAGCGAGTCATCGGCGTCCGGGTCCGCGGGGACGCGGTCTATCACGCCCCCACGGTGATCCTGACCACCGGGACGTTCTTGCAAGCGATCATGCACACCGGCAAGTCGCAATCCGCCGGGGGTCGCGCGGGCGAAGGAACCACCGCCGGACTCAGCGGCGCCCTGCACCGAATGGGGTTCACACTGGATCGCTTCAAAACCGGCACGCCGCCACGACTCAACGCTCGCACGATCGATTACTCGGGATTGGAAGAGCAACCCGGTGACGATGACCCGCAGCCGTTCAGCTATCTCAATGATGCGATCCGCTCACCTCAGATGGCGTGCCACATCGCGCACACCAACGAACGCGTGCATGATCTGATCCGAGCGAACCTGGATCGGGCCCCGATGTACAGCGGCCAAATCGATTCACGCGGACCACGCTATTGCCCGTCGATCGAAGACAAAGTCGTCCGCTTTGCCGACAAATCCAGTCACCAATTGTTCCTGGAACCCGAAGGCCGACAGACGTGCGAGGTGTACGTCAACGGCATCTCGACCAGCCTGCCCCGCGACGTTCAAGACGCGATGTTCCGCTGCATTCCCGGCTTGGAAAAAGCCGCGATCATGCGATACGGGTACGCCGTCGAATACGACTACTGCCCCCCGACTCAGCTGTGGCCGCACCTGGAATCCAAAGCGGTTGCGGGGTTGTTCTTTGCCGGGCAAATCAACGGCACAACGGGATACGAAGAAGCCGCCGGACAAGGCCTGATCGCGGGCCTGAACGCCGCTCGTGCCGCCGCGTCCCAAACTCCGTGGGTGCCGTCCCGACAAGACGCTTACATCGGCGTGCTGGTCGACGATTTGGTGACCAGTGGCACCGACGAACCCTACCGAATGTTCACCAGCCGAGCGGAATACCGGTTGCTGCTGCGACAGGACAACGCCGATCGCCGGCTGACTCCTCAGGCCGATGAACTGGGGCTGATCGACGCCGCTCGGCGCGAACGATTCCATCAAAAACTGGCGGAAATCGAACGCGGGACCAAGCTGCTGCAACAATCCAAGATCCAACCCGAAACCGGCCCAACCGTTCGCGGCGACGTCTACCTGCGCCGCCCCGAGGTGACCTGGGACCTGATCGCCGACCAAGTCCCTGAGTTGGCGAGCATTGGAAAAGGAGCCGCCGAACAGTGCGCGATCGACATCAAGTACGCCGGCTACATCGATCGCCAACAAGCGGAAGTCCACAAGCAATCGCGGCACGCCGAAAAAGCGATTCCCGTTTCGTTTGACTACGACCGGATCGGACCGCTTCGAAACGAAGCCAAGGAAAAGCTCACGAAAATTCGCCCGTTGAACCTAGGGCAAGCCAAACGGATCAGCGGGATCACGCCGGCAGACTTGGCCCTCGTGCTCGCTCACATCGAAAACAATTCGCTCTCGCAAGCGAGTTCCCCCGCGTCCGCTGACCACCCTGCGTCATCCGACAACGACACCACTCAACCCACCTCCTCAGCTTCGGATTCCCATTGA